Below is a window of 'Nostoc azollae' 0708 DNA.
AACCCAGCTTCAAAATCTGTATGTTGGTCTGCATGAATAATATTACCACCATTAGAATAAATGAAATTGGCAATTTTTGCCACTAATCCGCGTTGATCTGGACAAGAAATTAGTAAAGTTGCTGTCGGCTTAGTCATATAATTTTAGATTATAGATTTGGGATTCGTAAATAATATTATCAATATTATTTACAAGATATTTTATATTTCAGAGGATACAAATCGCCTACTTTTGAGACATCCTCTGAGAGCATGTTTGAAAACTTTCTCGTGTGGTATCCAGCACTTGTAGATACCTCAAATTCCCCCTTTAAAAAGGGGGTAGGGGGATATCAAGATTTTTGATACATAACCAAGGTATTTTAAAATACCCTCTGATAGTTGCTGTATTAATCTTTTTTTTACTATTTGTTGGAGTTGTAATTGGAGTCAGTTTAGGAAGCTCGGGTAAAGGCTGAGATTCACTATTTTTATCCGATTCCTTCCATTCCGATAAATCCCGATTTACAGCATTACTAAAATCTTTAGATACTAACAATAATATATTAAAATTATCATTGTTCTTCACTGCGGATTCAACTTTAGCATACAAAAAACTATTATTGAAATTAAGTTTACCTAAAATCAATTTATGAATTTGCTGATTTTTGAGTTTAATCTCAATAGTTGCTTGAGGGTTATCTAAACCAAATTCACTCAATTGATTATCTGGAATTGCTAAATTTTTATCACTCTTACCCTTTACTAATAAATTCATCAAATAGGAAACAATAGCATTGTTAGCTGGTTCGGAAATTGGCGATTTAATTACCCATTTTGGTGGTTCAGGTTTAGTACTACGTTCTAGGTTTAATCTTATATCTTTAGTCTTGATAGTTAAAGATTGAACATCATCAGCGGTGAAAGTGAAAATTCTCTGCTGATTTTGTTTAACTTCCTCTCGTTGAGTATAACCTTTAATTTCATG
It encodes the following:
- a CDS encoding DUF4340 domain-containing protein, producing the protein MGLGTFVYCHEIKGYTQREEVKQNQQRIFTFTADDVQSLTIKTKDIRLNLERSTKPEPPKWVIKSPISEPANNAIVSYLMNLLVKGKSDKNLAIPDNQLSEFGLDNPQATIEIKLKNQQIHKLILGKLNFNNSFLYAKVESAVKNNDNFNILLLVSKDFSNAVNRDLSEWKESDKNSESQPLPELPKLTPITTPTNSKKKINTATIRGYFKIPWLCIKNLDIPLPPF